The following proteins come from a genomic window of Gadus morhua chromosome 11, gadMor3.0, whole genome shotgun sequence:
- the trpm6 gene encoding transient receptor potential cation channel subfamily M member 6 isoform X1 produces the protein MFNDAMGFTGKTRRSWIEESFSKRDCVHFIPSTREPHRCVPVCHVCQNLIRCCCGRLIGEHSWQYSCPRISLVPGPGPEVEEHWSTECHTIASPTDSYGTIDFQDSAARVCRAKYVRVSVDSRADDVLQLMLSEWQMDRPKLLISVQGGSENLILPPKVSRAFSKGLLTAALSTGAWILTDGINTGVSKYVGEAQKKFGSHNLRKRNTVGVTPWGMINNNNNDLIGRDVYRPYQSLGNPLSKRDCLNNFHSHFLLVDDGTIGKYGCQHGFRRRLEKHIQQQRIHPRMNQGVPVVCVVVEGGPAVVTTVLDYVSSNPPVPVFVFEGSGKAADLLAFLHKQTAMDRQLDADLQEDFLDKIGKEFGVDSKEASDIFYLLLNCMDYRLSITIFDSESKDQQTTDSAILTSILKGTNASPAEQLGMALAWDRPDIAKDKILVYGQYWQRDSLEQSMLDALVMDRVAFVQLLIDNGMTMSRFLTVERLEELFNTPQASSDCFLHHLVADVKQSSMPRGYRLTLVDMGLVIEYLIGGAYRSIYTRKSFRAAYNLLKIQNKEKARSSACFLSKPRRVLTSNPPRVPQRPHFFRTAQPYKCKGTDPYPGNQEAMASAAADVTLLVHFNFNDLFVWAVLQRRQQMALFLWQHGEEALARATVACKMYRSMASEARQSSMHETLADQLKACSL, from the exons ATGTTCAACGACGCAATGGGCTTCACTGGAAAG aCACGGAGATCGTGGATCGAAGAAAGCTTCTCCAAAAGAGACTGTGTGCATTTTATTCCTTCCACGCGGGAGCCACACCG ATGTGTTCCAGTATGCCACGTTTGTCAAAACCTGATCAG ATGCTGCTGTGGACGCCTAATAGGGGAGCATTCCTGGCAGTATTCCTGCCCCCGAATATCTCTGGTTCCCGGACCTGggccggaggtggaggagcactGGTCCACAGAGTGCCACACCATAGCCAGCCCCACCGATTCCTACGGCACCATAGACTTCCAGGATAGTGCCGCGCGGGTCTGTCGCGCAAAG TACGTCCGTGTGTCGGTGGACTCCAGAGCCGACGACGTTCTCCAACTGATGCTGAGCGAGTGGCAGATGGACCGACCCAAGCTGCTGATCTCCGTCCAAGGGGGCTCCGAGAACCTCATCCTACCCCCCAAGGTCAGCCGGGCCTTCAGCAAGGGCCTGCTCACGGCCGCCCTCAGCACCGGTGCCTGGATCCTCACCGACGGGATCAACACCG GCGTCTCCAAGTACGTGGGCGAGGCCCAGAAGAAGTTTGGGAGCCACAACCTCAGGAAGAGGAACACGGTGGGGGTGACCCCCTGGGGGatgatcaacaacaacaacaatgacctCATCGGCAGGGAT GTGTACCGGCCCTACCAGTCTCTGGGAAACCCTCTGAGCAAGAGAGACTGTCTGAACAACTTTCACTCCCACTTCCTATTGGTGGATGATGGCACCATAGGGAAGTATGGGTGCCAGCACGGCTTTAGAAGGCGCCTGGAGAAGCACATTCAACAGCAGAGGATACACCCTC GCATGAACCAGGGAGtgcctgtggtgtgtgtggtggttgaaGGAGGCCCAGCCGTGGTCACCACAGTGTTGGACTACGTCAGCAGCAATCCTCccgtgcctgtgtttgtgttcgagGGATCGGGCAAAGCCGCAGACCTGCTTGCCTTCTTGCACAAGCAGACCGCTATGGATAG ACAGCTGGATGCTGACCTTCAGGAAGACTTCCTGGATAAGATTGGAAAAGAGTTTGGAGTGGACAGTAAAGAAGCCTCTGACATCTTTTATCTGCTTCTGAATTGCATGGATTACAGGCTGTCG ATCACCATCTTCGACTCAGAATCCAAAGACCAACAGACGACAGATTCGGCCATTTTGACTTCTATACTCAAGG GCACCAACGCCAGTCCTGCAGAGCAGCTGGGCATGGCACTAGCATGGGACAGACCGGATATTGCTAAGGACAAGATTCTTGTGTATGGGCAGTACTGGCAG AGAGACTCCCTTGAGCAGTCCATGCTGGACGCCCTGGTCATGGACCGCGTGGCGTTTGTCCAGCTGCTCATCGACAACGGCATGACCATGAGCCGGTTCCTCACCGTGGAGCGCCTCGAAGAACTCTTCAACACG CCACAGGCCTCGTCCGATTGTTTTCTCCATCACCTCGTCGCAGATGTGAAACAA AGCTCCATGCCAAGAGGGTACCGTCTCACTCTGGTCGACATGGGCCTGGTGATCGAGTACCTGATTGGAGGAGCGTACCGGAGCATCTACACGCGCAAGAGTTTCAGAGCGGCCTACAACCTCCTGAAGATCCAGAACAAA GAGAAAGCCCGGAGTAGCGCTTGCTTCCTGTCCAAACCCAGGCGAGTGCTGACATCCAACCCCCCCAGAGTCCCACAACGGCCTCACTTCTTCAGAACCGCTCAGCCGTACAAGTGCAAG GGGACAGACCCGTATCCCGGCAACCAAGAGGCGATGGCGTCCGCGGCCGCCGACGTCACGCTCCTCGTGCACTTCAACTTCAACGACCTGTTTGTGTGGGCGGTGCTGCAGCGCCGCCAGCAGATGGCGCTGTTCCTGTGGCAGCATGGCGAGGAGGCGCTGGCCCGCGCCACGGTGGCCTGCAAGATGTACCGCTCCATGGCCTCTGAGGCGCGGCAGAGCAGCATGCACGAGACCCTGGCGGACCAGCTGAAGGCCTGCTCACTGTAA
- the trpm6 gene encoding transient receptor potential cation channel subfamily M member 6 isoform X2: MFNDAMGFTGKTRRSWIEESFSKRDCVHFIPSTREPHRCVPVCHVCQNLIRCCCGRLIGEHSWQYSCPRISLVPGPGPEVEEHWSTECHTIASPTDSYGTIDFQDSAARVCRAKYVRVSVDSRADDVLQLMLSEWQMDRPKLLISVQGGSENLILPPKVSRAFSKGLLTAALSTGAWILTDGINTGVSKYVGEAQKKFGSHNLRKRNTVGVTPWGMINNNNNDLIGRDVYRPYQSLGNPLSKRDCLNNFHSHFLLVDDGTIGKYGCQHGFRRRLEKHIQQQRIHPRMNQGVPVVCVVVEGGPAVVTTVLDYVSSNPPVPVFVFEGSGKAADLLAFLHKQTAMDRQLDADLQEDFLDKIGKEFGVDSKEASDIFYLLLNCMDYRLSITIFDSESKDQQTTDSAILTSILKGTNASPAEQLGMALAWDRPDIAKDKILVYGQYWQRDSLEQSMLDALVMDRVAFVQLLIDNGMTMSRFLTVERLEELFNTASSDCFLHHLVADVKQVSGPH, encoded by the exons ATGTTCAACGACGCAATGGGCTTCACTGGAAAG aCACGGAGATCGTGGATCGAAGAAAGCTTCTCCAAAAGAGACTGTGTGCATTTTATTCCTTCCACGCGGGAGCCACACCG ATGTGTTCCAGTATGCCACGTTTGTCAAAACCTGATCAG ATGCTGCTGTGGACGCCTAATAGGGGAGCATTCCTGGCAGTATTCCTGCCCCCGAATATCTCTGGTTCCCGGACCTGggccggaggtggaggagcactGGTCCACAGAGTGCCACACCATAGCCAGCCCCACCGATTCCTACGGCACCATAGACTTCCAGGATAGTGCCGCGCGGGTCTGTCGCGCAAAG TACGTCCGTGTGTCGGTGGACTCCAGAGCCGACGACGTTCTCCAACTGATGCTGAGCGAGTGGCAGATGGACCGACCCAAGCTGCTGATCTCCGTCCAAGGGGGCTCCGAGAACCTCATCCTACCCCCCAAGGTCAGCCGGGCCTTCAGCAAGGGCCTGCTCACGGCCGCCCTCAGCACCGGTGCCTGGATCCTCACCGACGGGATCAACACCG GCGTCTCCAAGTACGTGGGCGAGGCCCAGAAGAAGTTTGGGAGCCACAACCTCAGGAAGAGGAACACGGTGGGGGTGACCCCCTGGGGGatgatcaacaacaacaacaatgacctCATCGGCAGGGAT GTGTACCGGCCCTACCAGTCTCTGGGAAACCCTCTGAGCAAGAGAGACTGTCTGAACAACTTTCACTCCCACTTCCTATTGGTGGATGATGGCACCATAGGGAAGTATGGGTGCCAGCACGGCTTTAGAAGGCGCCTGGAGAAGCACATTCAACAGCAGAGGATACACCCTC GCATGAACCAGGGAGtgcctgtggtgtgtgtggtggttgaaGGAGGCCCAGCCGTGGTCACCACAGTGTTGGACTACGTCAGCAGCAATCCTCccgtgcctgtgtttgtgttcgagGGATCGGGCAAAGCCGCAGACCTGCTTGCCTTCTTGCACAAGCAGACCGCTATGGATAG ACAGCTGGATGCTGACCTTCAGGAAGACTTCCTGGATAAGATTGGAAAAGAGTTTGGAGTGGACAGTAAAGAAGCCTCTGACATCTTTTATCTGCTTCTGAATTGCATGGATTACAGGCTGTCG ATCACCATCTTCGACTCAGAATCCAAAGACCAACAGACGACAGATTCGGCCATTTTGACTTCTATACTCAAGG GCACCAACGCCAGTCCTGCAGAGCAGCTGGGCATGGCACTAGCATGGGACAGACCGGATATTGCTAAGGACAAGATTCTTGTGTATGGGCAGTACTGGCAG AGAGACTCCCTTGAGCAGTCCATGCTGGACGCCCTGGTCATGGACCGCGTGGCGTTTGTCCAGCTGCTCATCGACAACGGCATGACCATGAGCCGGTTCCTCACCGTGGAGCGCCTCGAAGAACTCTTCAACACG GCCTCGTCCGATTGTTTTCTCCATCACCTCGTCGCAGATGTGAAACAAGTGAGTGGCCCTCATTAG
- the wu:fa19b12 gene encoding uncharacterized protein wu:fa19b12, whose product MTKRRAEDALFGGVPTKTCYGSLCSLDMQLKGSATSGPVDPPSLQALLGSRCRKRPYSPEEADVQESVLNRKPATDDPGNHALNSAMADSSSSSRDRSTSPTRNIAKKRARDDEDVPQKTVPKVAKPNNDKNDDSEDISFNYFQFWRTPLPALDLSLLEDEDSKSESRKNVTAKDGMET is encoded by the exons ATGACTAAAAGGCGTGCAGAAGACGCATTGTTTGGCGGAGTTCCTACTAAGACGTGTTATGGTTCACTTTGTAGTCTAGACATGCAACTGAAAGGCAGCGCTACATCTGGGCCAGTTGATCCGCCATCTCTGCAAGCTCTCCTGGGAAGCCGCTGCAGAAAGAGACCCTATTCCCCTGAAGAGGCAGACGTGCAGGAATCAGTTCTTAATCGCAAACCTGCAACGGATGATCCAGGCAATCACGCATTAAACAGTGCAATGGCCGACAGTTCTAGTAGCAGCCGAGATCGGTCGACGTCTCCCACGCGGAACATCGCCAAGAAACGTGCTCGGGATGATGAGGATGTGCCTCAGAAGACCGTTCCAAAAGTTGCTAAA CCAAATAACGACAAGAACGACGACAGCGAAGACATCAGTTTTAACTATTTCCAGTTCTGGAGAACCCCTTTGCCTGCCTTAGATCTATCGCTCCTGGAGGATGAAGACTCCAAATCAGAGTCCAGGAAAAATGTGACTGCGAAAGATGGCATGGAAACATGA